GGCGGGCGTTACGTTCAGGATGATGTCATTGCTCCATTGCCCTATTGAACTATTGACCCATCTTCACAAACACAACAGCGCAACAATACCCACCGCCCAGCAATACACCCCAAACCATGCAATTTTGCCTTTTCGGATAATACGCATGAGCCACTTGATGCAGGCATAACCAACGAGGAATGAAACGAGTGTTCCCAACGCTGTGGCAAAAAGCATATCACCACTAAAATGCTTGAGGTCATCAATGCTTAAAATGGTGGCACCAGCAATGGCAGGAATAGCCAGAAAAAATGAAAACTTAGCAGCGAAATCTCGATTGAACTTTAAGTACAAAGCTGCGGCAATTGTAGTGCCCGACCTAGAAATGCCAGGAAGAATCGCAATCGCCTGGAAAACGCCCACCACAAAGGCTTGCCAAGCTTTGAGATTTTTCATTCCGATGCGTTCTTGTTTTGCAAAGTGAGTAGCTAAGAGCAAAGTTCCTGTAATCAACAGCATCACAGCTGCAACCTTGGGTTCATGCGTGAGTTGTTCAAAAAAATCTTTAAAACCAAGTCCAATGATAACCGCCGGTATGGTTCCCAAAACAACCATGCCAATAAAAGTTCGAGATTCGCGTGGTGAAAGTTCAGCTTTTTGTGAAGAAGCAAAAGCAGAAAGAAAAAGAGCCGAAAGATCTCGCCAAAAATAGGCAAGCACCGCAAGCAAGGTTCCAAAATGAAGACAGACATCAAAAGCCAGTAAAGACTGGCCTTCCAAGGTGAGGCCTAAAAAATGTTGCGCTAAAACTAAATGACCCGAACTGGAAACCGGCAAAAATTCCGTAGCTCCCTGCAAAAACCCAAGAAAAAGTGCTTTAAAGAGTGATAAACTTTCCATGCATCCCCCAAAATTTTTGGCTTTTTAGGGGTGAAATGCCGAAAATGCAAGGACTTGTAGAAAATACTTGATTCCTCCCTACTGATGACCTAGATCGTATCGCTCTTGAAACGCGGAAGCGGTTTTTAGGACGAAGGGCGTTTAGCTCAGCTGGGAGAGCGCTACCCTTACAAGGTAGATGTCGCAGGTTCGATCCCTGCAACGCCCACAATAAAGGCAGTTATTAGTTTATAGTTCATAGTTTGTAGTTAACTAAAAACCAAAAACTAATAACTGTTTTTCTCGGGGGGACGTAGATCAATTGGTTAGATCGTTGCCCTGTCACGGCAAAGGTTGCGGGTTCGAGCCCCGTCGTCCCCGCAAAAAAGCTCCTTTCACAGGGAGCTTTTTTTGTGTCCTGATTTTCCTGCGAATTGTTATTTTTTGCAGATGATCAGGTATGAAACCTGACATTGATAAAGATAGGATGGGTTTCGCAAATCGCAACGCACACGTAAGTTATTTCCTTCCCATGATCCACTGGTTGTAAACTTAAGACCTCCATCCGCAAACTCAGGTCCTGAATTTGAAAGCGAAAGCAAATAGTGACACTGAGTAGACGCTGTAAAATTTCCAAGCACACTTGCCACACCATTATTACTCAAGACGCCAGAAAAAAGTTGAATGTCATCATCAATGTTTCCGTTGAGATTTACCGTTTGGTTAAGATCACCTAAACGAGTATTGATATCCGCAATTTGAGTGGTATGCGTATTCACCGTTTGGCTTGTGCTCTCTACTTGATTTTCTACAGCATCGAGATTTTGCGTAATGCCAGTAGTAAGAGCAGATTGAAGCGCTAACAAGCCACCAGCGCTAAAGTGCTCTACACCTAACACAGCGGGCGCCACGCTTGTTGTATATTCAGAAACATAAGCAAAAGGCACCGAACTGATATGAAGTTGAGAAGTCGGTGGTGCACCTTCAAGGTTTACTTCTAAAAAGCGATCTTCTTCTGATTGAAAAAGATCTAACGGAAGACCTAAAAGATTGATTTCTTGCGTCTGAAGATTTTTTCCACTTCCAATCAGCGTGGAGAGAAGTCCATCTTTTATATGCACTTCTTGTTCTTCGCTGTACAAAAGTTCACCGTCTGCATTTACAATATTAAAGACAAGATTTTTACTTCCATCTTCAATAAAATTTCCGTCTTGATCATATACTAAAGATTGATAGTGCATCACATGCGGAACCTGCGCGTGCAAAAAAGAAGGAAAACTTAATTGCATCACAAAAATCATTCCTATAAAAAAACTTTTTTTCATATTTTCTCCTATCGAAGAATAAATTCTACTCGCCTGTTTTCTTTCCAGGCCTTGTAGCCATGATTTTTGTTCAGAGGCTTTGCCTCACCTTGCGAAACAATCATTATGGTTTGTTGTTCATGAACACCTTCCTTCATCAGCAAAGACTTTATTTTTCTAGCTCTCCTGTCTCCAAGTAAAAGATTATAAAAAGTTTCGCCTCTCTCATCGGCATGGCCTTCCAAAACAAAAACTTGTAGAGGATGGGCTTTCATCCACTGAGCATTTTCGATGAGAAGAAGCTTTGCATCGTTTTGAAGTTCATCACTTCCACTTTTAAAATGAAGGCGCGGATGAAAACTGCTTGCATCGAAATGAACTTGTTCTTCTTGATGCTGATGAGTTTTCGCAACTTCGCGATGCGCACACGAAAAGGAAAAAAGGCAAAAAAGAATAAAAGAGCTTATTTTCATCTTACCATGTCACCTTTCCCATTCGTTGAGTGTGCTTCGTAGAAAAACCTGTAGTAATAAAAGCTGCGCCTTGTGTTCGAGTTCCATTTAAAATGGTAAGAACTAAGCTTGATTTTTTTCCATTATTCACATTTCTTACTTGAAAATGATATTTTCCTGCGGGAAGCAATTCCGGGGAAAACGTTGCTAATCCAGTATTTGCTGAAAATTGAAGCAAAAGACTTGACTGCGAGACATCAAGAAGAAGCTGTTCTCCATCTTCATCAATTTTCTCGATAACAACTTCTTCTCCAGGTTTAGAAAAAACCTGAAACTGAAGATGAGTATTGTAAACAGCTCGAGATGAAGAAGGATTGGTAAAAACAGGAACCGACTCTAGCAAAAGTTCAATGACATTTCTTTTTTCTGCTTCGATATTTATATTTTCTTTTACGGCTTCATAAATCACTTGTTCTTTTTTATTGAAGGCTTGTAAAAAAAGTTTTCTATTTTTTCCAAATGCAACATTTTGAAGTAGCAGCGTCTCACTTTCTCCTGTAAAATTAAAATGCGTTTCTTCAAGATCGTCTGCACTTAAAATGAGTTTATAATGAGAAGCTGTTCCATAAGAATGAGGAGCAGAAAATATTTTATTCACCTGAAGGTTCAAAGACGCACTCGAAGTTTCTTCAAGAGTTCCACAACTACTGAACAAACAAAGAAGAAAAAAAAGAAAAATTCTTTTCATTTTCCATTTCCTTTCAATTGCACTTCAAGGTTTGTGAGATTTGCATTCGCACTTCCAGAACGTGTAGTTGCACCACTTGCAAAAGCACTGATAACGCCAACTGCAGCGGCACCTGCTATGCTATACCAAAGTGCTTTTTTTCTTTTTTGTTTTTTCCGATCTTTTGTTTGTTGCAAAATACCAACCGAAGCATCACCCAAAGCCAAGAGAGATTTTTCTGGGTTTTTCAGAGGATCAAGCTGAAGAAGATTTATAATATTTGAAGAAAGTTGTGTTTTTGCTTTTGCATCTGAAAGGAAATGGGAATCGACAATGGGCTTAAAACTTACCTTTGATTTCCCATCATAGACCATGGCCAAAGCTGTTTTTTTTCCATCTGAAGAGACATCAATGTCGAGCAAAACAAGCTTGTTGAGCTTTAACGTGTTGCTGGCATGCTGGGCAAAACGAAACTGTTCAAGAGATTCAGCCTCGTTCTTTTCTTTTGTGGGAGAAGCTGCTTTTCTTTTTTTAAAATTCCACTGCAAATGCGTAGAAATGCGATAATGCTGCTCTGGAAGAATTTCAACAAGACGAGCTTCCTCTTTATAATGTTCGGCTTTAAGGCTGATGACATATTTTCCACTTGGAATTGCTGAAAGAGAAAGTGGAGTTGCCCCCTGCACAACGCCATTGATAGAAACCAAAGCAAGCTCTGGATCACTTACAATAGTGGCGCTTCCCAAGGGACCAGAAAATATTTTCTTTCGTTCTTTTTCAAAAGCTGTTCGAAAACTGGGCGAATATAATGTTTCATCAAGCTGAAAAAATGGATTGATTTTCAAAGCTTCTTGAAAACTCATGCTTAGTTCATCTTCTTTATGTTGAGCTTTAAAAACTAGCGCCAAAAGCAAATGAGCTTCCATCAAAAGCGCTCCATTACTCATTTTGCTGTCGCTTGTTTGATCCGAAAAAATTGAACGAAGAAGAATTTCTGCATCTTGAAACTGACTAAAATAGTAAAACTCTTTTGCCTGCTTCATTTTTTCTTCTGCATCATTTACTTTGACCTCAAGAAGTGAAAAAGGATGATACTCCAACACATCGCGAACAAGTTTTTGTTCTACAACGTGATAGTCTTGAGTGTGAAAAAAAATTGATGACAGTTCATTGGCCAAGTGAGCCGTTTCTTCATCGGCATTAGCATCTTCAAAAGCCACAAACGCAAGGGATGCTTCAGAAGAAATACGTGGTGCTTGAAACTGTGCATAAACAACTGCACATTCATAAAATGGAAAAATAAAAAGCAGCAAAAAAGAGAAGGTCTTTAAAAACATACTTGGTCTTAAGCAGATTGTGTGCCAAGTGCAGAAAAGCGCACACAAGACTTCTGCTTGCATTCTTGAAATGCTGTTCTAATTTACTGACCAGATTTACGAACTTTCAAACACGAGGACCAATGCTCATCTGTTTTGCAAAAGAACCTGTGCCCGGAAAAGTGAAAACTCGTCTAACGCCGGACTTCACCTTTCAAAAAGCAAGTGAAGTGTACACGCTTTTTTTGCGCACCCTTGCAAAGAGGCTTTTGGAATTAAGTTCTTTTCCCATTACTATTTCCTCGCCAGATGAAGAGAAAAAAACCTTAAACACCATTTTCCCCTCTCACTTCTATCACCATACAATGCAAGTGGGCAGCACACTTGCGGACCGCATGAGCAACGCCTTTCAAGAGGCCTTTATCACGCACCAAAAAGTAATTATGATTGCTTCTGATTCTCCACATCTAAAGATAGATGAAATAAAAAAAGCCTATCAGCTTCTCAATAAGCACGATTGCGTGTTGGGCCCTGCTGAAGATGGTGGTTTTTGGCTCATTGGCCTCAGCCGTTTTGATGCACAGATTTTTTCTGAACTTCATCTTTCTACAGAAGATGCTTTGGAAAAAATCGAAAAAAAACTTGCAGCTCTTCACTTTAAAACAACATATGTAGATGTATGCTCCGACGTTGATACGAAGGAAGACTTAGAAAAACTGCTTCAGATTTTGAAAAAATCAAATGATATAACCCTTCAAGAATTTCGAGAGAGTCTCACATGTTTATAATAAGGTGTTTACTTTTTGTTCTCCTGCTTTCTTTTTCGGAAAAAAGTTATGCTACAGATAAGTTTCTTATCTGGATGCCAAACAACAGTTATGATGCAGCCGAGATAAACAAAAACATTTCGGCACTTCAGCATTTTTTTGAGAGAAAAAAAGTTTCGCTTACAGCAATAGCGCTCAACCAAAGAACCGAGCTAGATACTTTAGAAACTGCAAAGGAAAAAGAAAGTTCAAGTTTCTTCCTCTTAAACCATAGCACTTACCAAAATTTGAAATCTTTGAACTATGAACTTTCACCTCTTTTACAAAGCACTCAAGACGGAGAAAATGAATTCAACTATTATCTCTATACTGAAAAAGTGAACAAAAATTCTATTACTTCACTTCCTGTTTATATGGCTGAACCTCTTTCACAAAAGTATTTTTCCTTTCTTTTTGCAGGAAGTGCACTTGAAAAAAATCATGGTCGTTTCGAATTTATTGCTCACCCGCTAAACCTTTTAAAACTTATGGAAGCGCGCGATCATCGTATGGATCACGCACACTATTCTCCGCTTGTTTTGCTGTCGGAAACTGAAAACAAAATATTTCAAAAACAACACTCCCCAATAAATACGGTGCTTGTTGTTGAAAGCAAAAATATTCCCACACCAGCACTTTTTGTACGAAATAAAAAAAATGATATCAGCAGCAAAAAATTTTCTCATCTCATGATCAAGTTTCAAAAAACGAAAGAAGGAAAAGCATTTTTGGAAGCATTTAAAATTTCTCCGTTTGGGAAAAAACTTTCAAACACCTACAAGGAAAAATAATGTCGCGACATCACTTTTTTCTCATTTGGAATTATATTATTTCGTTTTTGCTTTGGCCTTTTGTGGAAGCTGCTTTTATTCACTTAAGTTCGTTCGCGCGTTCGCTTTTTGAGTTCAACCCCGACACCGGAAATGGGAGCGAATCATTCCTTTGGAGCATTCTTACATCGCCAGCTCTCTTTCTTTCCTTTTTCTTTCTGTTTTTTACTTGGATTTGCTTGCGCATGCTCAGTCGCATTGGGAAAAATATCTTCTTGTCGGGAAAGGCGGATGAAATCAGCATTTCAAACCCAGCACTTTTTTATTGGAGTTTTGCAGCGTTTCTTCTTTTATGCATTTCTCATCTTCCTTACTATGTTTTGCCTCAGTCATATCTCACTTTTCCATCAGCTCTTTTTTTAATCTCTACTCCATTCCAAAGCATTCCTCTTTTTGGAGCCCACAACATCTTGGCAAGCCTCTTCTTTGCACGCTTTTTTTGGAAAAAAGTGAAACCTTTTTTTGTTCAATAGGGCAATAGAAATTTGTCATCCTCTGGTTTGGTTTTTTACTGTCATCCTCGCGTACGCGGGGAACCACAATTCAAGCAGCTTGCTGCCATTGCGAGCTTTGCGAAGCAAGACGTGGCCTTCCCGGCAGGCCACGTCGATTTACTCCTCGTGATGACAATGAATTCCTGGATCCCCGCGTACGCGAGGATGACAAGAAAAAGCAAAGGAAAAAGTACATGAGAAAATTACTAAATTATGAAGAAAGTGAATTAATTTTTTTATTTCGTTTTCGATACCACAACGGAACAACGGACAAGAGCGCTAAGAGCGCAAGTGCCATCCAAAAGGAAGGTCGCTTCCAGTCTAAGTTTCCGCCCAGGAAGACATAAACAAAAATGCCGGGAATCATTCCTAAAAGTGTTGCTATAAAATAACTAAACCATTTCACCGGAGACAAACCTGCTGCATAATTGAGCAAAGTAAATGGTGCCACCGGAATAAGCCGCAAGAGCAGCACCGCATAAAAACCTTCACGTTGAATAAAAGCTTGAATTTTTTCCGCTTTGCCTTTGGTGATTTTTTCAACCACTTCCCTTCCAAAAAATCTGGCTAAGAAGAAAGAGGCGTTGGCAGCAAGATTAGATCCAATCAACACATACAGGCCGCCAAGCAAGGGTCCAAAAGCCAATCCACCAGCGAGGGTTAAAAGCGAACCCGGAAAAAGAATCACTGGACCAATGGTATACAGAAAAATAAAAAGAAGCGGCGCTAATGACCCATAAGATTTTATCCAAGTCTGAATACGTTCGGGCGACCAGTCACCTGGACTAAATCCATAATATCTTGCCAGAAAAAAAGCGCTTATCATGAGAACTAAAAAAAATATAATTTTCACCATTGATTTCTTCATCCCCACTTCTTTCTCCAACCTGATAAGGTTTCTGGTTTTACTCCGCATTTATAAGCAAACAGCAAAACCCCATGAAATAAGCTAATGCGGACAACGCCTTTTTTCTTCCATCGTCTTGCTGAAGTAAGTGCTGCTCCAGGAAATGAAAAAAGTTTTTCATTGCGTTTTATTTTTTCAATCATGGCAACATCTTCCATAAGGTCAAGAGCCGGAAAACCATCAAGTTTATCAAAAAAATCTTTTCGAATAAATAAGCCCTGATCCCCATAAGGAAGGTTGAACAGCCGAATGCGTTTTTTCACCATCCACTCTATTGAACGATATTTCCATTTTTTTTCATCAAGCTTGAAACGAAAAAAACCCGCCTTCACCTGCGGATCTTTTGCAGCTGCAATAACATCTGCACAGGCACCAACACTTAAAACGGTATCAGCGTGCAAGAACAAAAGCACACTTCCCGTTGCTTCGTAAGCGCCAAGATTCATTTGATACGCTCGCTGCAAACGCGACGAACGAATAAGGCTAACCGCTGGCATTTGCTCCACAAGGCTTTGCGAACCATCACTTGACCCGCCATCTACCACCAAAATTTCGGCATGAGGAAAATTTCTCTTGAGGACTGGCAAATTCTTCTGTAGAGACTCTGCATCGTTATAATTTGGAATGATAATACTCAACATATGAAAACAGCCCCTAATACATTTCCGCGGATAACGCGACGAAAAATAAACACGGTTCAAGTGAACATCACGGCAAAATGCAATCAGGCGTGTCTTCACTGCCATGTTGAATCAAGTCCAAAACGAACTGAAGGTATGAACAAAGAAACAGTGGACTTGCTGCTTGAAAAAATTTTTGAAGCAGATGTGAAAACAGTTGATATCACTGGCGGTGCACCTGAAATGAATGAACATTTTCGTTATTTTGTTTCAGCACTTCGTTCAAAAAACATTCGCGTCCTCGATCGCTGCAACCTCACCATCCTCACCGAACCAGGTTACGAAACCTTAGCGCAATTCTTGGCAGATCAAGGTGTAGAGCTGGTTTGCTCTCTGCCATGCTACACGCCTGAGAATGTTGATCAACAACGCGGAAATGGAACCTTTTCAAAAAGTATCCTTGGCCTTCAGATGCTGAACTCGCTTGGATATGGAAAAGAAAACACAAACCTCGTGCTCAACCTTATGTACAATCCGGGTGGCGCAAGCCTTCCTCCTGCTCAAGAAAAATTGGAGGCTGACTACAAAAAGCGGCTCTCGCAAGATTTTGGCATCGTCTTCAACCAACTTTTTTGTCTCACCAATATGCCCATCAAGCGTTTTGATACGTGGCTCAAAAGACATGAAAAATACGAAAGCTACATGCAGTTGTTAAAGGAAAACTATAACGAGAAAACACTTGAAAATGTCATGTGCAGAGATCTCATTTCGGTTCGCTGGGATGGATATCTCTACGACTGCGATTTCAACTTAGCACTCGATCTTCCCCTTGCAGGAAAACAGATCCACTTAAGTGAGGTCAATTTCAACGACGGCTATCCAACTGAAATTGCGGTAGCCAAACACTGCTTTGCTTGTACTGCAGGCTGCGGCTCAAGTTGCGGTGGAACTATCGCTTAAACTTCAACCACCATTTACTGGCTTTTCCAAACCAACCATCAAAAAGTTTTTTGCGATACCACTGCTGGCTTGTGCGCCACACAATTTGACCTGCTGTTGGATACGGCAAAACCGTTTGCGCCAAGTCTTGCACTTTCATTTTTTTGCGGATGGCCAAACAAAATGCTGGAAGCAAATCTCCAGCTCTGTGCGCTAGAATACTTGCGCCTATTATTCTTCCGCGTTTAGTGCAAATAATTTTGGCAAGTCCTTTTTGATAACCATCAATGAGCGAGCGGTCAATTTCTTCAACGGGAAAACGTAACACTTCAATCGCAGACGCTCCAAATTTTTCACGCGCTTCTACCTGCCCCATACCAACACTGGCAAGTTCAGGATCTGTATACGTTACCCAAGGCACAGCTGAATAATCTGCATGCCTTCTGATGGGATACAAAATATTACTGAGAGCAATTCCTGCTTGATATTCTGCCATATGCGTAAATGCATACGTTCCCGTCACATCGCCTACAGCGTAAATGTGTGGCACACTTGTTTGCAGCATGTCATTTACCTTGATACCGCGTTTGCTTGTTTCAACTCCAATCTTCTCTAATCCAAGCCCCGCAAGGTTTGGCAGCCTTCCAGCAGAAACCAAAAGCTGATCGCTTTCAAGGACTACTTCACCTTTTGCGGATGCTGCCGTCACAGTAACACCAGATCGTTTTCGCTCCACTTTGTTCACTTCAACACCAGTGTGAATACAAACTCCTTCAGCAGAAAGCATATGCGAAAGCCGGCGCGTTAAGCCTTCATCATCTCTTGGCAAAATGCGATCGCCCATTTCCAAAACAGAAACTTGCGAACCCATCCGTTGCATCAGTTGCGCGTATTCAATTCCAATAGGTCCACCACCAAGAATAGTTAAACGCTTTGGCAAATCGATGAGGCCCAAAATGGTTTCGTTGGTCAAATAAGCACTGGTCTCAATGCCAGCTATAGGTGGAACTGCGGGGCGAGTTCCTGTTGCAATAAGAAAATGTTGCGCTTGCAAAATGGTGTCATCAACTTCAAAGCGATTGGCATCAAGAAAAGTGCCCTCACCAAAATAAAGATCAACACCCATTTCTTCGAAGCGTTTTGGATCATCATGTTCTTCAAGGTGATGTTGAACCTTCAAACGGCGTTCTTGCACTTTGTGAAAATCGACTTCAAAATTTTTCATCTTCATGCCAAACAGGGCTGCATTTTTGCAAAGATGAGCAACATGCGCCGAACGCACAAGTGATTTTGTGGGAACGCAACCATAGTGAAGGCAGTCGCCACCCAAGCGCGCTTTTTCAACCAGAGCAACCTTTGCACCCAATTGAGCCGCTCCACTTGCAGCAACAAGACCACCAACACCGCCACCAATAATCACCAGTTGATATTTTTTCCGTGCCATGTTTGTTTCTCCCAACTCTCACTTATTAAGGTACACACCCGCAATATGGATAAAAAATCAACGCCGAGCTTACAGACGAAGAAAGAAACTAGCAAGGCTTTTCAAAATACAATCCTCTCTTGGTTTGAAAAAAATGGACGAGATCTTCCTTGGAGAAAAACCAGAAACCCTTATCACATTTGGGTTTCCGAGGTGATGCTTCAACAAACTCAAGTTGATCGTGTTGTGGATTATTATCAACGCTTTTTGCAACGTTATCCAGCACTCAATGACTTAGCCAATTCAACTTGGGATGAAATGCTGGAATACTGGCGCGGCTTAGGCTTTTACCGCCGCGGACGCAACATGCTAAAAACTGCGCAGGCCATTGTTGCAGAACATGCCGGACATTTTCCGCAAGATGTTGAAACCTTAGAAACACTTCCTGGCATTGGACCTTATACTTCGCGAGCTATTGCCGTGTTTGCTTACGAGCAAGACAAGCTTGTGCTTGATACCAATACCAGCAGAATTTTTTCACGCTACTTTGGCATTGAAGGAGAAAATCTTTTAAAAACTCTGGCCGAAGAAGCTCATTGGCTGGTGCCTAAAGGAAAAGCCTGGGCCTTTCACCAAAGCTTGATGGATTTTGGTTCCTCAATCTGCGGTGCAAAAACCCCTCTCTGCTCTGAATGTCCTTTGCAAAAAAAATGTGTGTTTGCGCAGCAAGCTCCAACTCAAAAAGAAAATACTTTGCCTAAAAAGAAGTTAAAAAAAGAAGTTTCATCAGATCGAGTTGAAGTTGCTGTTGGTATTATTCACAAACAAGGAAAAATTCTTATTACCAAAAGACAAAGCGGAAAACACCTTGCTGGTTTGTGGGAATTTCCTGGCGGAAAACGCGAAGGCAAAGAAGATTGGCGAACCTGCTTGAAGCGCGAAATTTTTGAAGAGTTAGGAATTGAAGTTGCAGTTCGCCCGCATGATTGGTTGGTGGATTACGATTACGGCGACCAGCTAGTCCACTTACGTTTTCATCGTTGCTCAATTTTAAAAGGCGAAGCAACAGGAAAAGAAAACCAAAAACTAAAATGGGTTTCCCCGCAAGACCTTCTCCAACACAACTTTCCCGCCGCCAACGAACAAATCATCCACGAACTTGCCACAGCTAGATACGTTGATCCTACGGTTTAGGAAGTTGTAATTTCAATGTGAGGAAGTGGTTTTGGGCATAAACCAACTTCAAATTTTTTTACGAGATTTTGAATTGAAGGTTTCCAGTATTCAGCCGTACAAAGAGAGAGATGTGTAAAACCGTTTTCTTTTAAAAACTCGATGACATCGAGTCCATTTTTTTCACTGTTTTCGAAATGATAATCTACAATGGCTGTCGTCATTTTGAGATGAGATGGAAGTATTAATTCACAGTCTTCATAAGAGCTGCACAAAACAGCTTCTTTTCCATGTTTTTTTAAGATCAAGCGCCATTGTTCACGCATGTTTTCATCATCATCGACAATTAAAACAGCAGTACTCTGGCAACTCAACGTAAACACTTCTTGAGGTGAGGAGTTTATTCTTTGTTTCCTTGTAACTAGATTTTTGGACAATGGAAGCTCAATTAAAAATGTTGTTCCTTTTTCTAATTGCGAAGAAGCTGAAAGTTTTCCACCATGAGTTGTTACAGCTTCTTTCACAACGGTCATGCCTATACCATGGCCATCCGCTTTTCCTTCTGAAAAACCACCTTGTAAAATGCGATTAAGTTTTTCATCGGACATTCCTGGACCATCGTCTTCTATGGAAACGCTGGCCATATCACAATTTGCTGTCACTCGAATTATTACAGCTCCATTGTAATTCATGGCTTCAATTGCATTTTTTATTATGTTTCCAAAACAACGTTGAAGTTTTCGCGCATTTCCAGAAAGAAAAATGGCTTGCTCAGAATATTTTTTCTCAAATGTAATTTTTTTAAATTGCTCTTGATTTTCGTATTCTCCAACAAGCTCATCTAAAACTTGATAAAGAGAAAAATATGAAGACGCTTCAACATTTTTTGTATTTTTTTCCAAAAGACCATCCACGATTCCATTGAGCCGTTTAATACTCAAGCCCAAAAGATTGTAGTAATCTGAATAATTCTCATCTGGAAGATGCAAATGTCCAAAATATTCTGAAAAAGTTTTCAACGAAGAAAGCGGCGAGCGGATGTCGTGGGCTACTTGCTGGGCAATTTTTACTAACAACTGTTGTTCAAACATTATTCGTTCTTGCTTAGCAGCATCTTCCAGTCCCTCAGCCATTTGATTGAAGCCATTATAAATTTGATGCACTTCACTACTTGCATCACTTACAGCCATCTAAATTTTAGATTACCTTCTTTAATTTTTGATTGAGCCTCCAAAATATCATCCAATGGACCTTTAAGAAGACGAGTAACTAAAGCAGCAAGACAAAGTGTACTTACAGTAGAAAAAATAAGCAGCAAACCCACTACTCTCTTGTACCAAGAAATATCAAAGTGATAAGGCAAGCTTAAAATTAACGCTACCAACAAAACAGGAAAAACACCTA
The Deltaproteobacteria bacterium CG11_big_fil_rev_8_21_14_0_20_42_23 genome window above contains:
- a CDS encoding glycosyltransferase: MAVKTRLIAFCRDVHLNRVYFSSRYPRKCIRGCFHMLSIIIPNYNDAESLQKNLPVLKRNFPHAEILVVDGGSSDGSQSLVEQMPAVSLIRSSRLQRAYQMNLGAYEATGSVLLFLHADTVLSVGACADVIAAAKDPQVKAGFFRFKLDEKKWKYRSIEWMVKKRIRLFNLPYGDQGLFIRKDFFDKLDGFPALDLMEDVAMIEKIKRNEKLFSFPGAALTSARRWKKKGVVRISLFHGVLLFAYKCGVKPETLSGWRKKWG
- a CDS encoding radical SAM protein; protein product: MKTAPNTFPRITRRKINTVQVNITAKCNQACLHCHVESSPKRTEGMNKETVDLLLEKIFEADVKTVDITGGAPEMNEHFRYFVSALRSKNIRVLDRCNLTILTEPGYETLAQFLADQGVELVCSLPCYTPENVDQQRGNGTFSKSILGLQMLNSLGYGKENTNLVLNLMYNPGGASLPPAQEKLEADYKKRLSQDFGIVFNQLFCLTNMPIKRFDTWLKRHEKYESYMQLLKENYNEKTLENVMCRDLISVRWDGYLYDCDFNLALDLPLAGKQIHLSEVNFNDGYPTEIAVAKHCFACTAGCGSSCGGTIA
- a CDS encoding pyridine nucleotide-disulfide oxidoreductase, giving the protein MARKKYQLVIIGGGVGGLVAASGAAQLGAKVALVEKARLGGDCLHYGCVPTKSLVRSAHVAHLCKNAALFGMKMKNFEVDFHKVQERRLKVQHHLEEHDDPKRFEEMGVDLYFGEGTFLDANRFEVDDTILQAQHFLIATGTRPAVPPIAGIETSAYLTNETILGLIDLPKRLTILGGGPIGIEYAQLMQRMGSQVSVLEMGDRILPRDDEGLTRRLSHMLSAEGVCIHTGVEVNKVERKRSGVTVTAASAKGEVVLESDQLLVSAGRLPNLAGLGLEKIGVETSKRGIKVNDMLQTSVPHIYAVGDVTGTYAFTHMAEYQAGIALSNILYPIRRHADYSAVPWVTYTDPELASVGMGQVEAREKFGASAIEVLRFPVEEIDRSLIDGYQKGLAKIICTKRGRIIGASILAHRAGDLLPAFCLAIRKKMKVQDLAQTVLPYPTAGQIVWRTSQQWYRKKLFDGWFGKASKWWLKFKR
- a CDS encoding A/G-specific adenine glycosylase → MDKKSTPSLQTKKETSKAFQNTILSWFEKNGRDLPWRKTRNPYHIWVSEVMLQQTQVDRVVDYYQRFLQRYPALNDLANSTWDEMLEYWRGLGFYRRGRNMLKTAQAIVAEHAGHFPQDVETLETLPGIGPYTSRAIAVFAYEQDKLVLDTNTSRIFSRYFGIEGENLLKTLAEEAHWLVPKGKAWAFHQSLMDFGSSICGAKTPLCSECPLQKKCVFAQQAPTQKENTLPKKKLKKEVSSDRVEVAVGIIHKQGKILITKRQSGKHLAGLWEFPGGKREGKEDWRTCLKREIFEELGIEVAVRPHDWLVDYDYGDQLVHLRFHRCSILKGEATGKENQKLKWVSPQDLLQHNFPAANEQIIHELATARYVDPTV